One Anthonomus grandis grandis chromosome 15, icAntGran1.3, whole genome shotgun sequence DNA segment encodes these proteins:
- the LOC126745084 gene encoding probable serine/threonine-protein kinase nek3 yields MAVYLHTLTFLVTFCSFGEGQKYFPSDPDNFYADQQKTLNPQSLSFQQGNSFFPGGYFSTKDLETSDLPSHLQQTLPQYQQQSFLQEGRFRPSVPGPFKLSDEYVKPSTYKPHYAPLVHQQQDYYPKPIKANNNAQSNKLDSSIVLSNHHKSTWAKDGHTNQVDTHFTKRESAENVDNQRRGRDQDFEEKNDDSKLGESTQSEDNDVDEDLEEEYDEYEDNPEEDYEEEDEEENNNETYEVLTMRTTKTSKDDNFDEFVDVDSLDTTTQEPSTSNRLGSPPVAPPQKQSEDEQHFPQLVVSVVTSKTIVNNTIISPERTVASTTESTHENSTDSWIVIASVQTSRSISGAHFIPSSEVNQSVEKKLLNEVNTEKPLEYDDNNNRLTTPMSPVQKVKTSTESLIDKLDRVQSDLSSGLLSGGYNNDNIAVIKESPSTIMETTTPQTVVSTKKYPQVKIKSFDASNRLSNREKNKTSGAKKKGVTSTTSRPTLKSNLNNILEKSKPVDISAFLPPGYKPPPSTSEPTLEKTSNSIFSKAKPIDDISALLPPGYKPLKEENAEGKTKLDDISALLPPGYKPLVKEEKDIVPKIKPITDISSLLPPGYKLPQTDSSASKGKSESDNSSEITTGKSVGGLLSKAKPVEDISALLPPGYKGFSKPKVTTQSSVRLETVSQSIPAGLLPPGYKPRESNKNADDTVSPVSTTASPELSEPSSSTTSKAVKLIFPSRPGGGARKSSRLTTARANEDMMNKPTVPTIHKGWPSRATTEFTGWPTPSTTPISIEKLLEAARAAARSTSTEAEHIETTSTTTTTTTTTTTPRPTTPGICDADCDLEGTIKLVGSKAQWVPELLDRNTKEYQLLENSVRTELENIYSSSPILKQWYKKIRIDAFSEGSILVDYVVEFDQLPRKINTQEIKRYFHETLGNISVQNREGKSLNETKAEKFTLGQFQLDPKYTEFIVRPKSGYYPVDGVNNEDVLLPQWAIAVIVIGLASLLFVIIFGVTVLINRHRNSKKNPTPLTEDMLNDLNKSHMGGYDNYNSDDFYNMDDVWSDPPHFEEKPYKKRHNGGSLYDNSTANLYGSWGSQQWDGQQWNNHKNNYYNAANSHYSGRSAYARGDTDF; encoded by the exons GACAGAAGTACTTTCCATCAGACCCCGATAACTTCTATGCCGATCAACAGAAAACCCTAAATCCTCAGTCCCTCTCGTTTCAACAAGGCAATTCATTTTTCCCCGGAGGCTACTTTTCGACGAAAGACTTAGAAACGTCAGATTTACCGTCGCATTTGCAACAAACTTTACCCCAGTACCAACAACAGTCTTTTCTACAAGAAGGACGGTTCCGACCGAGTGTCCCTGGTCCTTTTAAATTATCTGACGAGTACGTGAAACCGTCTACGTATAAACCTCATTACGCACCTTTGGTACACCAGCAGCAGGATTATTATCCGAAGCCTATTAAAGCCAATAACAATGCCCAAAGTAATAAATTAGATTCGAGCATAGTGCTTTCAAATCATCATAAGAGTACTTGGGCAAAAGATGGCCACACTAATCAAGTGGATACACATTTTACTAAGAGAGAGAGTGCCGAGAATGTTGATAACCAAAGAAGAGGAAGGGACCAAgactttgaagaaaaaaatgacGATAGCAAACTAGGAGAGTCCACTCAAAGTGAGGACAATGACGTAGACGAAGATTTAGAAGAAGAATATGATGAGTACGAAGATAATCCCGAAGAG GATTACGAGGAAGAAGATGAGGAAGAGAACAACAACGAGACCTATGAAGTTCTTACAATGCGAACGACGAAAACGAGTAAAGACGACAATTTCGATGAGTTCGTTGACGTGGATTCGCTGGATACCACCACACAAGAACCGTCAACATCGAACAGACTGGGCTCCCCTCCAGTAGCACCACCTCAGAAACAATCAGAAGATGAACAACATTTTCCACAGCTAGTTGTATCGGTGGTAACCAGTAAAACTATCGTCAATAACACCATTATCTCTCCCGAAAGAACCGTTGCTTCTACCACGGAGTCTACACATGAAAACTCTACAGACTCTTGGATCGTTATAGCATCA GTTCAGACCAGTAGAAGTATTTCTGGAGCGCATTTCATTCCGTCCTCAGAAGTGAATCAAAGTGTAGAGAAAAAGTTGCTGAATGAAGTCAATACTGAAAAACCTTTAGAATATGACGATAATAATAACAGACTGACTACGCCAATGAGTCCAGTGCAAAAAGTGAAGACATCAACGGAGAGCCTCATTGATAAGTTGGACAGGGTCCAGTCTGATTTGTCTAGTGGATTACTCTCAG GTGgatataataatgataatatagCCGTAATCAAGGAAAGCCCTTCAACAATAATGGAAACCACCACGCCACAGACGGTCGTATCCACGAAAAAATATCCgcaagttaaaattaaatctttcgaTGCCTCTAACAGATTGTCAAATAGGGAGAAGAATAAAACCAGTGGGGCCAAGAAAAAGGGAGTTACATCCACAACTTCTAGACCCACCTTAAAGA GCAacttaaataacattttggaaaaatcgAAACCGGTGGACATAAGTGCTTTTCTACCACCTGGATATAAACCACCTCCAAGCACTTCAG aacCTACACTGGAAAAAACATCAAATTCGATTTTCTCGAAAGCAAAACCCATTGATGACATAAGCGCTCTTCTACCGCCCGGATACAAACCACTCAAAGAAGAAAACGCCGAAGGCAAGACTAAACTGGATGATATTAGCGCACTATTACCACCTGGATACAAGCCACTCGtcaaagaagaaaaagataTTGTGCCCAAAATCAAGCCTATTACAGATATAAGTTCTTTACTTCCCCCTGGATATAAGCTGCCTCAAACAGATTCATCCGCATCAAAAGGAAAAAGTGAAAGTGATAATAGCTCCGAAATTACCACTGGAAAGTCTGTTGGAGGTCTATTATCAAAAGCGAAACCCGTCGAAGATATTAGTGCTCTATTGCCTCCTGGATACAAAGGATTTAGCAAACCAAAGG TTACAACCCAATCGTCGGTACGTCTAGAGACTGTCAGCCAAAGTATACCGGCAGGATTGTTGCCTCCTGGATACAAGCCGAGAGAAAGCAATAAAAATGCCGATGATACTGTTAGTCCAGTTTCGACTACAGCTAGTCCTGAGCTTAG TGAACCATCATCATCAACAACCTCCAAAGCAGTGAAACTCATATTCCCAAGCAGACCTGGCGGTGGTGCCAGAAAGTCTTCACGTTTGACTACTGCTCGAGCAAACGAAGACATGATGAATAAACCCACTGTACCTACCATACATAAAGGATGGCCCTCGAG ggcCACTACCGAGTTCACTGGCTGGCCAACCCCTTCTACAACACCGATCTCAATCGAGAAGTTACTCGAGGCCGCCAGGGCTGCCGCAAGAAGCACTTCTACTGAAGCAGAGCATATCGAGACAACTTCGACAACTACTACCACTACGACAACTACCACCACTCCTAGACCTACAACTCCCGGTATATGCGATGCGGACTGTGACTTAGAAGGAACGATCAAACTGGTCGGTAGTAAAGCCCAATGGGTACCGGAGCTGCTGGACCGTAATACCAAAGAGTACCAGTTACTTGAGAATAGCGTACGCACAGAG CTCGAGAATATTTATAGCAGCTCACCTATACTTAAGCAGTGGTACAAGAAAATACGGATTGATGCATTTAG TGAGGGAAGTATCTTGGTAGACTACGTGGTCGAATTTGACCAACTGCCACGAAAAATAAACACCCAAGAGATTAAGAGGTACTTCCACGAAACCTTGGGTAATATTTCGGTGCAAAACAGGGAAGGGAAGTCTTTGAACGAAACCAAGGCTGAAAAGTTCACTTTGGGACAGTTCCAGTTGGATCCTAAATATACGGAGTTTATAG TCAGACCCAAGTCCGGTTACTATCCAGTCGACGGTGTAAATAACGAAGACGTTTTGCTACCACAATGGGCCATCGCCGTTATAGTGATAGGGTTGGCATCTTTGctgtttgttattatttttggtgTCACCGTG cttataaACAGACATAGAAACTCCAAGAAAAATCCCACTCCGTTGACTGAAGATATGTTAAATGACTTGAACAAAAGCCATATGGGTGGATACGATAACTACAACAGTGACGACTTTTATAATATGGACGATGTCTGGAGTGACCCGCCGCATTTCGAAGAGAAACCTTACAAAAAG AGACATAACGGTGGGTCCCTTTACGATAACAGCACGGCAAACCTATACGGTAGCTGGGGATCGCAGCAATGGGACGGACAGCAATGGAATAACCACAAGAACAACTATTACAATGCTGCTAATAGCCATTATAGCGGTCGGTCTGCCTATGCCAGAGGGGATACcgatttttag